A section of the Clostridium felsineum DSM 794 genome encodes:
- a CDS encoding Cof-type HAD-IIB family hydrolase, whose translation MKYKLICVDMDGTVLDDDKKISEENISAMKRASEAGVKIAICTGRLFASALAYSDMLGIKAPLIASNGGYIREKDNDNVIYECYLENADAKDIYTIVEKYDVTMFFNTYNTVISNKKFEENYTYNKFNEELPEEKRVKLLQPNSMEEFLSKNTGEILKCICVEKDIDKLTLLRHEIEKLNRFDVVSSNKFNFEVMPKGVTKGRAVEMLANFYGISREEIICIGDNENDLSMIEYAGLGIAMGNAEDKVKLVAGYVTDTNNNSGVAKAINKFI comes from the coding sequence ATGAAGTATAAGTTAATATGTGTAGATATGGATGGAACAGTACTTGATGATGATAAAAAAATAAGTGAAGAAAATATAAGTGCAATGAAAAGAGCAAGTGAAGCAGGAGTTAAAATAGCAATATGCACAGGAAGACTGTTTGCAAGTGCATTAGCTTACTCAGATATGTTAGGTATAAAGGCACCTTTAATAGCATCAAATGGAGGGTATATAAGAGAAAAAGATAATGATAATGTTATTTATGAATGTTATTTAGAAAATGCGGATGCAAAGGATATATATACTATAGTAGAAAAATATGATGTTACTATGTTTTTTAATACTTATAATACAGTTATATCTAATAAAAAATTTGAAGAAAATTATACTTATAATAAATTTAATGAAGAACTTCCAGAAGAAAAAAGAGTAAAACTTCTTCAGCCTAATAGCATGGAGGAATTTTTGAGCAAAAATACAGGAGAGATCCTAAAATGTATTTGTGTTGAAAAAGATATAGATAAACTTACCCTGCTTAGGCATGAAATAGAGAAACTTAATAGATTTGATGTTGTAAGCTCTAATAAATTTAATTTTGAAGTTATGCCTAAAGGTGTTACTAAAGGTAGAGCAGTAGAGATGCTTGCGAATTTTTATGGAATAAGTAGAGAAGAAATAATTTGCATTGGTGATAATGAAAATGATCTTTCAATGATAGAATATGCTGGACTTGGAATAGCAATGGGAAATGCAGAAGATAAAGTTAAGCTAGTTGCAGGATATGTTACAGATACAAATAACAACTCTGGAGTTGCAAAGGCTATAAATAAGTTTATATAG
- a CDS encoding UxaA family hydrolase codes for MKNFIKINENDNVAVALNDLNKGDSLEVDGRVVAVKEAIKKGHKVAIKDIKKDSNICKYGFPIGHALEDINEGQWVHTHNIKTNLEGIKDYEYNKQNFENPFKNENLTFKGYRREDNTVGIRNEIWIVPTVGCVNGIADLIADRFKSETNFKEVYVYKHNFGCSQLGEDHKNTRTILGNIVKHPNAGGVLVLGLGCENNTMDSFKESLHSYNKERVRFLVSQEVEDEVASGCELLKELYSKVQNDKREDIPLSELKIGLKCGASDGFSGITANPLLGKLSDFLIAQGGTTILTEVPEMFGAETILMNRAKDEEVFAKTVSLINDFKKYFMSYNQPVYENPSPGNKAGGITTLEDKSLGCTQKSGSSEVVGVLKYGETLNIKGLNLLSAPGNDLVASTGLAAAGCHIVLFTTGRGTPFGTFVPTVKISTNSDIYNKKKNWIDFNAGALLENRSMDEVLKDFVNYIISVAGGSMANNEKNGIREISIFKNGVTL; via the coding sequence ATGAAAAATTTTATAAAGATAAATGAAAATGATAATGTTGCAGTTGCTTTAAATGATTTAAATAAAGGTGATTCGCTTGAAGTAGATGGAAGAGTAGTTGCAGTTAAAGAGGCAATTAAAAAGGGTCATAAAGTTGCAATTAAAGATATAAAAAAAGATTCTAACATATGTAAATATGGATTTCCTATTGGTCATGCATTAGAAGATATAAATGAAGGTCAGTGGGTGCATACTCATAATATTAAAACCAACTTAGAGGGAATAAAGGATTATGAGTATAATAAACAAAACTTTGAAAATCCATTTAAAAATGAAAATTTAACTTTTAAAGGTTATAGAAGAGAAGATAACACAGTAGGAATAAGAAATGAAATATGGATAGTTCCAACTGTTGGTTGTGTAAATGGTATAGCTGATTTAATAGCTGATAGATTTAAAAGTGAAACTAATTTTAAAGAAGTATATGTATACAAACATAATTTTGGATGTTCACAGCTTGGTGAAGACCACAAAAACACAAGAACAATTTTAGGTAACATAGTAAAACATCCTAATGCAGGAGGAGTTTTAGTTCTTGGACTTGGTTGTGAAAATAATACTATGGACAGTTTTAAGGAATCACTTCACAGCTACAACAAAGAGAGAGTAAGATTTTTAGTTTCTCAAGAGGTAGAAGACGAAGTAGCTTCAGGATGTGAACTTTTAAAAGAATTGTATAGTAAAGTTCAAAATGATAAAAGAGAAGATATACCTCTTTCAGAACTTAAAATAGGACTTAAGTGTGGAGCATCAGATGGTTTTTCAGGGATAACCGCAAATCCCCTTTTAGGAAAACTATCCGACTTTTTAATAGCTCAAGGTGGAACAACTATACTTACAGAGGTTCCTGAAATGTTTGGAGCAGAAACAATTCTCATGAATAGGGCAAAAGATGAGGAAGTATTTGCAAAAACGGTAAGTTTAATAAATGATTTTAAGAAATATTTTATGAGTTACAACCAACCTGTATATGAAAATCCTTCTCCAGGAAATAAAGCAGGTGGAATAACTACATTAGAAGATAAATCATTAGGATGTACTCAAAAATCAGGAAGTTCAGAAGTAGTTGGAGTGCTTAAGTACGGTGAAACATTAAATATTAAAGGTTTAAATCTTTTAAGTGCACCAGGTAATGATTTAGTAGCATCAACAGGTCTTGCAGCAGCAGGCTGTCATATTGTGCTATTTACAACTGGTAGAGGTACACCATTTGGTACTTTTGTTCCAACTGTTAAAATATCAACTAACTCAGATATATATAATAAAAAGAAAAATTGGATAGATTTTAATGCAGGAGCACTTTTAGAAAATAGATCCATGGATGAAGTTCTTAAAGACTTTGTCAATTATATAATATCAGTTGCTGGCGGAAGCATGGCAAACAATGAAAAGAACGGCATAAGAGAAATTTCAATATTTAAAAATGGCGTAACGCTATAA
- a CDS encoding aldose 1-epimerase, whose protein sequence is MNNNLWIKEEILWDEHKCIRFAAGGYEALIIPDVGGNVVELKNNDKNVSVLRTPKEDLKFDDFKNRPQVYGLPVLFPPNRIEDGTFKVGERTYKFPINEAKNNNYIHGFIKNSKWTLAKKDIVEDKAVVEVIFDFNKDKEAYKYFPHEFQFKLSYELSKDGLKQTTSVVNLSSEEMPVSVGYHSAFNVPFIDGSKDSNCRVKISIDKFWKQDSRNLPTLESFEPEGEQKEFLNEGVQVSKHPIESLFSLKDIDLNGKSFRGACIEDASKNTRVVYEMSEEYKYLVIWNDMGDKNYTCIEPQSSIINSPNVKLDRSVSGFKTIKPNETWSGVCKLYVENM, encoded by the coding sequence ATGAATAATAATTTATGGATAAAAGAAGAAATTTTGTGGGATGAGCATAAATGTATACGTTTTGCCGCAGGTGGATATGAGGCACTTATAATACCGGATGTGGGTGGAAATGTTGTAGAGTTAAAAAATAATGATAAAAATGTAAGCGTGCTTAGAACACCTAAAGAAGATTTGAAATTTGATGATTTTAAAAATAGACCACAAGTTTATGGGCTTCCAGTTTTATTTCCTCCTAACAGAATAGAAGATGGTACTTTTAAAGTAGGAGAAAGAACATATAAGTTCCCTATAAATGAAGCTAAAAATAATAATTACATACATGGTTTTATTAAAAACAGTAAGTGGACATTAGCTAAAAAAGACATCGTAGAAGATAAAGCTGTAGTAGAAGTTATTTTTGATTTTAATAAAGATAAAGAGGCATATAAATATTTTCCTCATGAATTTCAGTTTAAATTAAGTTATGAACTTTCTAAAGATGGATTAAAGCAAACTACAAGTGTTGTAAATTTAAGTAGTGAAGAAATGCCTGTATCAGTTGGATACCATAGTGCGTTTAATGTTCCGTTTATAGATGGAAGTAAAGATAGCAACTGCAGAGTTAAAATTTCAATAGATAAGTTTTGGAAACAAGATTCAAGAAATCTCCCTACATTAGAAAGCTTTGAGCCAGAAGGCGAACAAAAAGAATTCTTAAACGAAGGTGTTCAAGTATCTAAACATCCTATAGAATCATTATTTTCTTTAAAGGATATTGATCTTAATGGCAAAAGTTTTAGAGGTGCATGTATTGAAGATGCTTCTAAAAATACAAGAGTTGTTTATGAAATGAGTGAAGAATATAAATATCTTGTTATATGGAATGATATGGGAGATAAAAATTATACTTGCATAGAGCCACAATCAAGCATTATAAATTCTCCTAATGTTAAATTAGATAGAAGCGTATCAGGTTTTAAAACTATTAAACCTAATGAAACTTGGAGTGGAGTTTGTAAATTATACGTTGAAAATATGTAG